A section of the Neofelis nebulosa isolate mNeoNeb1 chromosome 12, mNeoNeb1.pri, whole genome shotgun sequence genome encodes:
- the IFNE gene encoding interferon epsilon, translating to MINKHFFEIVSVLLASSTIFSLELKLALFQQRVNRESLKLLSTLQSSSIQQCLPHRKNFLLPQRSVNPRQYQKGQALAILHEMLQQIFNLFRANTSPGGWEESHVEKFLTELHQQLEYLETLTGLEAEQDSSILGSENVRLPIKMYFQRIHDYLESQEYSSCAWTIVRGEINRCLFFALQLIRKTSKRGMHSSKNVEHEPRADFRSIG from the coding sequence ATGATTAACAAGCATTTCTTTGAAATTGTGTCGGTGCTGTTGGCCTCTTCTACTATCTTCTCCCTAGAGTTGAAACTGGCTCTCTTCCAACAAAGAGTAAACAGAGAGAGTTTAAAACTCTTGAGTACATTGCAAAGCTCATCAATTCAGCAGTGTCTGCCACACAGGAAAAACTTCCTGCTTCCCCAGCGGTCTGTGAATCCTCGCCAGTACCAGAAAGGACAAGCACTGGCCATTCTTCACGAGATGCTTCAGCAGATCTTCAACCTCTTCAGGGCAAATACTTCtccaggtgggtgggaggaaagcCACGTGGAGAAGTTCCTCACTGAGCTTCATCAGCAGCTGGAATACCTAGAAACACTCACAGGCCTGGAAGCAGAGCAGGACAGCAGCATCTTGGGGAGTGAGAACGTTAGGTTACCAATTAAAATGTACTTCCAAAGGATCCACGATTACCTGGAAAGCCAAGAGTACAGCAGCTGTGCCTGGACCATTGTTCGAGGAGAAATCAACCGGTGTCTCTTCTTTGCACTCCAGCTGATAAGAAAGACAAGCAAACGAGGAATGCATTCCTCGAAGAATGTGGAGCATGAGCCGAGGGCAGACTTTAGAAGCATAGGGTAG